One segment of Sinorhizobium sp. BG8 DNA contains the following:
- a CDS encoding acyltransferase: MDETRHITSLDGLRGIAASLVLVSHVHLIFPSLGPLPFTDIGSEAVAVFFALSGFLMAYLYGTRPLTRAAAQDFLVSRFARIYPVYFVAVCLGVLLSAVPGLGYIHPISGLTEIVRHVMMLGSSGVLWSVPPEIQFYLLFPVIWLVLSNPLRHQGIAIAIAAFLAVDALLGFPGPGILIPSKLPYFLLGVVAGRLHLAWREAPRPAWTGVLAIVLFAFLFTYRQLFPDAAVNPWGLPSALAAALVVSLAAREHPASAWLLSSRPLRFAGAVSFSLYLFHVPVMFLTRETFSGLLPEPLLLVLATANAFLAAWVSYHVIETPSRRMLVSLWRKRRAIRPADDRIDLSRLPADTQRIH; this comes from the coding sequence ATGGACGAGACGCGTCACATCACAAGCCTTGATGGCCTGCGCGGCATAGCCGCGTCGCTGGTTCTCGTGTCACATGTCCACCTCATCTTTCCGTCGCTTGGACCTTTGCCCTTCACGGATATCGGCAGCGAGGCAGTTGCGGTCTTCTTCGCCCTCAGCGGCTTCCTGATGGCCTATCTCTATGGCACTCGTCCCCTGACGCGTGCGGCTGCGCAGGATTTCCTGGTGAGTCGGTTCGCGCGGATCTATCCCGTCTACTTCGTCGCGGTCTGCCTCGGCGTCCTGCTCTCCGCCGTTCCCGGTCTCGGCTACATCCATCCCATTTCCGGACTGACCGAAATCGTGCGCCACGTGATGATGCTCGGCTCGAGCGGCGTGCTCTGGTCGGTGCCTCCCGAGATACAGTTCTACCTTCTCTTTCCTGTGATCTGGCTTGTGCTGTCGAATCCCTTGCGCCACCAGGGAATCGCGATCGCGATTGCCGCCTTCCTTGCCGTCGATGCCTTGCTTGGCTTCCCGGGGCCGGGAATTCTTATCCCGTCCAAGCTGCCCTACTTCCTTCTCGGTGTGGTGGCCGGCCGGCTTCACCTCGCCTGGCGCGAGGCGCCGCGACCCGCCTGGACAGGCGTTCTGGCTATCGTGCTTTTTGCGTTTCTCTTCACCTACAGGCAGCTCTTTCCGGACGCGGCGGTCAATCCCTGGGGTCTGCCGTCGGCTTTGGCCGCCGCCCTCGTCGTATCGCTCGCCGCCCGCGAGCATCCGGCCTCCGCATGGCTGCTGTCCTCCCGACCGCTTCGCTTTGCCGGTGCCGTCAGCTTCTCGCTCTACCTGTTCCATGTGCCGGTCATGTTCCTCACCAGAGAGACGTTTTCCGGTCTGTTGCCCGAACCTCTTCTGTTGGTGCTCGCGACTGCAAACGCCTTCCTCGCGGCGTGGGTGAGCTACCACGTGATCGAGACACCGTCGCGCCGCATGCTCGTCTCGCTCTGGCGGAAACGACGCGCGATCCGTCCTGCGGACGACCGCATAGATCTCTCGCGCCTGCCGGCGGACACGCAGCGGATCCACTGA
- a CDS encoding DUF2339 domain-containing protein: protein MAEILALVGVILAIAAMNAARKNSARLEQDILALRQEVEALKRGEPLPAADMSEAESVGNIAEAAETAGEPTEEFASPWARARENREKVDAAGLAVSAKAGADAAGASTSLSEAGDVPEGARVAGQAGESLESRIGARWAVWVGGLALALGGVFMVKYSIESGLLSPAVRLSLAAAFGLLLLAGGEVIRRRAQPLLPNEFRNAMIPGILTAAGAVTLFGATYVAHGFYGYFGSFTAFLLLSLVAFATIGLSLLHGQALAGLGLLGSMTVPLLVATERPSVWGLFGFLTLTWLATLVASRLRRWTVVPSLGNLGLGLWSVLYLSQAVPVESTPVVLSLAVMLAGLGLLWPAGADAAESAPETAHASGDASPDAPVAAEAPWRRFLAPQGIALPLSGSLAVLLPALVLAAMAPALPRGGLSFALLIAALAVLGCLRGWAALPAILASVGALLGTVILAVLPGGVPIDTLLGEGALPDTAGVASAVGRLPVGEVLGLSATLGLAGAAALTLFRRRLPPFAALWSILMTATPLALAAISFLAFGNLSFDLGHGLFALAFGAVLLAGAEMLGRGWDESDTRYLPLWALVSGGFAFLCLGVHALTDGLATTLLVSALGMAAVVVTRLRRWPVLPWIMVAAAVVVAGRIAWEPTIVGAAALSKTPVFNQLLAGYGVPALLLVLAAYMLRAWPGERVRNLLQALASLFALLTAAILVRHAMNGGVLDSAFPTLGEQSVYTLLAAGASAVLMTLDIRSPSPTFRFGSMVIGAVSMLSILLAHFIGLNPYFTGEPTGSIPFFNLLLVGYLLPGVAFAGLAFYARDKRPAPYVMMLALTGAALVFAWVTLSVRRYWHGEGIADWKGFLQGETYTYSVVWLLLGVLLLIAGSRFDAKSIRLSSAALVLIAVVKVFLIDMSNLEGILRALSFIGLGAVLIGIGLFYQKVLSGKGRAGQVSPPAELRTGDGT, encoded by the coding sequence ATGGCAGAAATACTGGCACTCGTCGGTGTGATTCTGGCAATCGCGGCGATGAATGCGGCGCGCAAGAATTCCGCGAGGTTAGAGCAGGACATCCTCGCGCTGAGGCAGGAGGTCGAGGCCCTGAAACGGGGCGAGCCGCTGCCAGCTGCCGATATGTCCGAAGCCGAATCGGTCGGGAACATCGCGGAGGCGGCGGAAACGGCCGGGGAACCGACCGAGGAGTTCGCGAGCCCCTGGGCGCGTGCGAGAGAGAACCGCGAGAAAGTGGACGCTGCAGGCCTCGCCGTTTCTGCAAAGGCGGGAGCGGATGCGGCAGGTGCCTCCACGTCCCTGAGCGAAGCGGGCGACGTGCCCGAAGGCGCTCGTGTCGCCGGGCAGGCGGGAGAAAGCCTGGAAAGCCGCATTGGCGCACGCTGGGCCGTGTGGGTCGGCGGACTTGCGCTCGCCCTCGGCGGCGTCTTCATGGTCAAGTATTCGATCGAGAGCGGCCTGCTGAGCCCGGCGGTGCGCCTTTCGCTGGCGGCCGCCTTCGGCCTCTTGCTCCTCGCCGGCGGCGAAGTCATACGGCGCCGGGCCCAACCGCTGCTGCCGAACGAATTCCGCAACGCGATGATCCCCGGCATCCTCACGGCTGCGGGTGCGGTCACCCTGTTCGGCGCCACCTATGTCGCCCACGGGTTTTATGGATACTTCGGCTCGTTCACGGCCTTTTTGCTCTTGTCCCTGGTGGCGTTCGCCACGATCGGCCTCTCGCTCCTGCACGGGCAGGCGCTGGCGGGGCTCGGCCTGCTCGGCTCCATGACCGTGCCGCTCCTCGTCGCGACGGAGAGGCCAAGCGTCTGGGGGCTGTTCGGCTTCCTGACGCTCACCTGGCTCGCGACCCTCGTCGCGTCGCGGCTGCGGCGATGGACAGTCGTGCCCTCGCTCGGCAATCTTGGCCTCGGTCTGTGGTCGGTGTTGTACCTCAGCCAGGCCGTACCGGTCGAAAGCACGCCGGTCGTTCTGTCGCTTGCGGTCATGCTCGCCGGACTGGGGCTTCTCTGGCCGGCCGGCGCGGACGCTGCCGAATCGGCGCCGGAGACGGCACACGCTTCCGGGGACGCATCACCGGATGCACCTGTTGCGGCCGAAGCGCCATGGCGTCGTTTCCTTGCGCCGCAGGGGATAGCATTGCCGCTTTCCGGATCCCTTGCCGTGCTTCTGCCGGCGCTGGTCCTTGCGGCCATGGCTCCGGCGCTTCCGCGGGGCGGACTGTCCTTCGCCCTCCTCATCGCCGCGCTTGCCGTCCTTGGATGCCTGCGCGGCTGGGCGGCCTTGCCGGCGATCCTTGCGTCCGTCGGCGCGCTCCTCGGAACGGTCATTCTTGCCGTGCTTCCCGGTGGCGTCCCGATCGACACGTTGCTTGGAGAAGGCGCCCTGCCGGACACTGCGGGGGTTGCCTCTGCAGTTGGTAGGCTCCCCGTCGGCGAGGTGCTCGGCCTTTCCGCGACCCTCGGGCTGGCCGGAGCGGCGGCACTTACGCTCTTCCGCCGTCGCCTTCCGCCCTTCGCGGCGCTGTGGAGCATTCTCATGACGGCGACGCCGCTGGCGCTGGCGGCGATCAGCTTCCTCGCCTTCGGCAATCTGAGCTTCGATCTCGGGCACGGCCTCTTCGCGCTCGCGTTCGGCGCCGTGCTGCTGGCAGGCGCGGAGATGCTGGGCAGGGGATGGGACGAGAGCGACACGCGGTACCTTCCGTTGTGGGCGCTCGTATCCGGCGGCTTTGCCTTCCTTTGCCTCGGCGTGCATGCCCTGACCGACGGCCTTGCGACCACGCTTCTCGTCTCCGCGCTCGGCATGGCGGCGGTCGTGGTCACCCGCCTTCGCCGCTGGCCGGTGCTTCCCTGGATCATGGTCGCGGCCGCGGTCGTGGTCGCGGGCCGGATTGCCTGGGAGCCGACGATCGTGGGTGCTGCCGCACTTTCGAAGACGCCTGTCTTCAATCAGCTTCTCGCCGGCTACGGCGTACCCGCGTTGCTGCTGGTGCTGGCCGCCTACATGCTCCGCGCCTGGCCGGGCGAACGCGTGCGCAATCTTCTCCAGGCGCTCGCGAGCCTTTTCGCCCTCCTGACCGCGGCTATCCTCGTCCGTCACGCGATGAACGGCGGGGTGCTGGACAGTGCCTTCCCGACGCTCGGCGAACAGTCCGTCTACACCCTTCTTGCCGCGGGCGCTTCCGCCGTGCTGATGACGCTGGACATAAGGTCTCCGAGCCCCACCTTCCGTTTCGGTTCCATGGTCATCGGCGCCGTCTCGATGCTCTCGATCCTTCTCGCCCATTTCATCGGTCTCAATCCGTATTTCACCGGCGAGCCCACGGGGTCGATTCCATTCTTCAACCTTCTTCTCGTCGGCTATCTCCTGCCTGGAGTGGCCTTCGCGGGCCTCGCCTTCTATGCCCGCGACAAGCGGCCGGCACCCTATGTGATGATGCTTGCGCTGACGGGCGCGGCCCTCGTCTTTGCCTGGGTCACGCTCTCGGTCCGTCGCTACTGGCACGGGGAAGGCATTGCCGACTGGAAGGGGTTCCTGCAGGGAGAGACCTACACCTATTCGGTGGTCTGGCTCTTGCTCGGCGTGCTGCTCCTCATCGCCGGCTCGCGGTTCGACGCAAAGAGCATCCGCCTCTCATCCGCCGCGCTGGTGCTGATCGCCGTGGTCAAGGTCTTCCTGATCGACATGTCGAACCTCGAAGGCATCCTGCGTGCGCTCTCCTTCATCGGGCTCGGCGCCGTGCTGATCGGCATAGGTCTCTTCTATCAGAAGGTGCTGTCCGGAAAGGGCAGGGCCGGGCAGGTGTCGCCGCCTGCGGAACTGAGGACCGGAGATGGAACGTGA